A single Micromonospora luteifusca DNA region contains:
- a CDS encoding ATP-binding protein, with amino-acid sequence MSRSSTPGSPAGHPAVPASHRAQSYDYTGAEDEDEVALDPALVTSPGHGAVGVFQAPRPVPRRTPPAEPTAVSAGENADIDSPFLDLFGGARPGAPRALSAGPSTREQPAIPQQPPPGAGPAPARPIPELEPPWTPDDQPGSGRRPVEPRHGGGHPTGESRVPHQVGDRLPMLRPPAEPGPTAAAPPPTTAGPVSRPASTGPGSGSAATAAGRPTAQASRPTTQTARPTASAEQLASTAPPQRPALERTARRTTNTERPRGVDTEPAGREVAPPRQRAASRPDRPTKPTRVRAPKFKFGDRDPSVELAITEIAGHLTFTPNTVTAWYWLPEVRWAFRPDAEREALLSAISEQYAGLAGFRLHLRRTTRPFPADEWARTIDAHTSAPLPDVPGTTGWADHLVAAQRHLMAVNHAEGQTYLGVTFARRSLGDSLTERLLRSFGRGTAEGERRKLGRTVEQFDEVLGAFGMRGRRVTAQELEWLLYRSVALCMSPPSTLSPVTDGRWERGDLLAMTEQVERYRTPYGSTVKLVNRMTGEERHVAVLAVGRMEPLEIPERHEPWLHFHERLPWPMEISTRVDILGSNDSFRNLEHRLRMIRSQQLDYAEHGIDAPPELERLAKRALVIGDEMTTGLPVDSARAHGWHRIAVGGRTREECLERARRLIQLYSRELRISLQHPKNQDWLAREFIPGEPIANTGYVRRMPVPLLAAALPQAASNVGDRRGDLIGRTAGTCRRPVFLDLHFPMEVRERSGLAVFVAEPGGGKSTLLGALGYLAARRGVQVTLLDPSGPLARLCAMPELRPYSRVLNLTGSEHGTLAPYSLIPTPLRTEFAAGASGDREFEIAVSNARAERRMLVQDICMMLVPPQVAREASTATLFRHAVRQVPAEETSTLDDVVSCLGRLDDDAGKELANLLLDTAEMPLAMLFFGRPPEGLLGADAALTVITMAGLRLPDLKIEREYWSAEEALALPMLHTAHRLAVRRCYGGSMSSRKLVGLDEAHFMEGWRSGRSFLVRLARDSRKWNLAALVASQNPRDILGLDVQNLVSTVFVGRIAEDAEIASEALRLLRVPVNDGYEATLASLSAADTNSATRLGFREFVMRDVDGRVQKVRVDVSYVEGLLDHLDTTPAAIAAAAGVLPSIPLPDLEA; translated from the coding sequence ATGAGTCGCTCTTCCACGCCGGGCTCCCCGGCCGGCCACCCGGCCGTACCGGCAAGTCACCGTGCGCAGTCATACGACTACACCGGAGCCGAGGATGAGGACGAGGTGGCGCTCGATCCCGCGTTGGTGACGTCGCCCGGCCACGGTGCGGTCGGCGTGTTCCAGGCACCCAGGCCGGTCCCCCGCCGGACGCCGCCCGCTGAGCCCACCGCGGTGTCGGCCGGCGAGAACGCCGACATCGACTCCCCCTTCCTGGACCTCTTCGGCGGTGCACGGCCCGGCGCGCCCCGAGCCCTTTCGGCCGGTCCGAGCACCCGGGAGCAGCCGGCGATCCCACAGCAGCCGCCACCTGGGGCCGGCCCGGCCCCAGCCCGCCCGATTCCCGAACTGGAACCACCGTGGACGCCCGACGACCAGCCCGGCAGTGGTCGCCGGCCCGTCGAGCCACGACACGGGGGCGGCCACCCGACCGGCGAGTCCCGGGTGCCGCATCAGGTTGGTGATCGGCTGCCGATGCTCCGTCCACCGGCTGAGCCCGGCCCGACCGCCGCCGCACCGCCGCCGACGACCGCCGGTCCCGTCAGCCGCCCCGCCAGCACCGGGCCGGGCAGCGGCTCCGCGGCTACGGCGGCCGGCCGACCGACGGCTCAAGCGAGCCGCCCAACAACTCAGACGGCTCGGCCGACAGCGTCGGCGGAGCAGTTGGCCAGCACCGCGCCCCCGCAGCGGCCGGCTCTGGAGCGCACCGCGCGCCGGACCACCAACACGGAACGGCCCCGGGGCGTCGACACCGAGCCGGCCGGGCGGGAAGTCGCCCCGCCCCGCCAGCGTGCCGCGAGCCGACCGGACCGGCCGACCAAACCAACGCGGGTCCGCGCCCCGAAGTTCAAATTTGGGGATCGGGACCCATCGGTCGAGCTGGCCATCACCGAGATCGCCGGGCACCTGACCTTCACCCCGAACACCGTCACCGCCTGGTACTGGCTGCCCGAGGTCCGCTGGGCATTCCGTCCGGACGCGGAACGCGAAGCACTGCTGTCGGCAATCTCCGAGCAGTACGCCGGCCTGGCCGGCTTCCGGCTGCACCTGCGCCGCACCACCCGGCCGTTCCCCGCCGACGAGTGGGCACGCACCATCGACGCACACACCTCGGCACCGCTACCCGACGTACCCGGCACCACCGGCTGGGCCGATCACCTGGTCGCCGCCCAACGGCACCTGATGGCGGTCAACCACGCTGAGGGCCAGACCTACCTGGGTGTCACCTTCGCCCGCCGGTCCCTCGGCGACTCGCTCACCGAACGGTTGCTGCGCAGCTTCGGTCGGGGCACCGCCGAGGGTGAACGCCGCAAGCTGGGCCGCACCGTGGAACAGTTCGACGAGGTGCTCGGCGCGTTCGGCATGCGCGGCCGGCGGGTCACCGCCCAGGAGCTGGAGTGGCTGCTCTACCGCTCGGTGGCGCTGTGCATGTCACCGCCGAGCACCCTCTCCCCCGTCACCGACGGGCGCTGGGAACGCGGCGACCTGCTCGCCATGACCGAGCAGGTGGAGCGCTACCGCACCCCGTACGGCTCGACGGTGAAGCTGGTCAACCGGATGACCGGCGAGGAGCGGCACGTGGCCGTACTCGCCGTCGGCCGGATGGAGCCGCTGGAGATCCCGGAACGGCACGAGCCCTGGCTGCACTTCCACGAGCGGCTGCCCTGGCCGATGGAAATCTCCACCCGCGTCGACATCCTCGGCTCCAACGACTCCTTCCGAAACCTCGAACACCGGCTGCGGATGATCCGCTCGCAACAGCTCGACTATGCCGAGCACGGCATCGACGCACCCCCGGAGTTGGAGCGACTGGCCAAGCGCGCACTCGTCATCGGCGACGAAATGACCACCGGCCTGCCGGTCGACTCGGCCCGTGCACACGGCTGGCACCGAATCGCCGTCGGCGGCCGGACCAGGGAGGAATGCCTGGAGCGGGCACGCCGGCTCATCCAGCTCTACTCCCGGGAGCTGCGCATCTCGCTGCAGCACCCGAAGAACCAGGACTGGCTGGCCCGCGAGTTCATCCCCGGCGAACCGATCGCCAACACCGGCTACGTCCGCCGCATGCCGGTGCCGTTGCTCGCAGCCGCGCTTCCCCAGGCCGCATCGAACGTGGGCGACCGGCGAGGCGACCTGATCGGCCGGACCGCCGGCACCTGCCGCCGTCCGGTCTTCCTCGACCTGCACTTCCCCATGGAGGTCCGGGAGCGCTCCGGGCTTGCGGTCTTCGTTGCCGAACCGGGCGGTGGCAAGTCGACCCTGCTCGGCGCACTGGGCTACCTGGCGGCCCGCAGAGGTGTCCAGGTGACCCTGCTCGACCCGTCCGGGCCGCTGGCGCGACTCTGCGCGATGCCGGAGCTGCGACCGTACTCCCGGGTGTTGAACCTGACCGGCTCGGAGCACGGCACGCTGGCGCCCTACTCGCTCATTCCCACGCCACTGCGTACCGAATTCGCTGCCGGGGCGTCCGGTGACCGCGAGTTCGAGATCGCGGTCTCCAACGCGCGGGCCGAGCGGCGGATGCTGGTCCAGGACATCTGCATGATGCTCGTTCCTCCGCAGGTGGCCCGGGAGGCGTCTACCGCCACCCTGTTCCGGCACGCGGTCCGCCAGGTCCCCGCCGAGGAGACATCCACGTTGGACGACGTGGTGAGCTGCCTCGGTCGTCTCGACGACGACGCCGGCAAGGAGCTCGCCAACCTCCTGTTGGACACCGCCGAGATGCCACTGGCGATGCTCTTCTTCGGGCGGCCACCGGAAGGGCTGCTCGGCGCCGACGCCGCACTCACCGTGATCACCATGGCCGGGCTGCGGTTGCCCGACCTCAAGATCGAACGGGAGTACTGGTCGGCCGAGGAGGCACTGGCCCTGCCGATGCTGCACACCGCGCACCGGCTCGCCGTCCGCCGGTGCTACGGCGGCTCGATGTCGTCCCGAAAACTGGTGGGCCTGGACGAGGCGCACTTCATGGAGGGCTGGCGGTCCGGGCGCTCGTTCCTGGTCCGACTCGCTCGCGACTCCCGCAAATGGAACCTTGCCGCGCTGGTCGCCTCACAGAACCCCCGCGACATCCTCGGTCTCGACGTGCAAAACCTGGTCTCCACCGTCTTCGTCGGCCGGATCGCCGAAGACGCCGAGATCGCCTCCGAAGCACTACGGCTGCTACGGGTGCCCGTCAACGACGGATACGAGGCCACACTCGCCTCGCTCTCCGCCGCCGACACCAACTCGGCCACCCGCCTCGGCTTCCGCGAGTTCGTGATGCGCGACGTCGACGGCCGCGTGCAGAAGGTCCGAGTCGACGTCTCGTACGTCGAAGGGCTGCTGGACCACCTCGACACGACGCCCGCCGCGATCGCCGCAGCGGCCGGAGTGCTGCCGAGCATCCCCCTGCCGGATCTGGAGGCGTGA
- a CDS encoding MFS transporter has translation MARAWVRVLGRAEAESRRRPPRRRPAEGRDPGPGARARITSFLLTLGVLAVATLSWPLIGAEAAAAAPPAAQARADLCTTAEWQADFRACVGKLKKVSEAEIDCRKPPVPSTPDSGLAGWFASRPESSKLPGPKGIYSDYGYGGYSFNTYDVEGGCASTVLHPDYKFTTTVANGELMMATAVVGASNAMRERAWDPRSMWDWADPLVEKATKAVYQKVFSVFGIITLCVVGLYLLWRSRQSDMSNAMTTAGWALLVMVAVTALAAWPVKSANIADGTLITSLGVVHDAIGPASRDIPSDKCVLPNPDACVDKRPPAVRASDTATESMLYRNWLRGVLGSADSETAKKYGRALYDAKSLSWGEAESIRSNPATRDVVIKAKQQQWMTVAEQIETEDPEAYEFLVGTRDMDRIGSGFIAVLAAVLFAMFDLTASVLVLLGFLIFRWAVIAAPILGTVGLLRPASAGLRRLANAVVAAVFNIAIFGTGAAIYLFAVDLIMSTPTLAGWLQVVLVWLCGVVGWLLLRPYRRITQLGGKDSSEAVSSAGSWHRRFFRDMRTAARLDVAEPGGTAEPVGGRRRSPDAEQTRLRPEARREDPVSTRTAPVEGGRTDSGRPDGRERTDETPTEKTRGRGRPVAPQPRRRQPATWTEPDVPAENPSFVVYRPGSTERAPDRTGPRVRSEAR, from the coding sequence ATGGCTAGGGCCTGGGTCAGGGTCCTCGGTCGAGCCGAGGCGGAGTCCAGGCGGCGTCCGCCAAGGCGCAGGCCGGCCGAGGGCCGTGACCCAGGCCCCGGGGCCCGGGCAAGGATCACGTCGTTCCTGCTCACCCTCGGCGTACTGGCCGTGGCCACCCTCAGCTGGCCGCTGATCGGTGCAGAGGCCGCAGCCGCCGCACCTCCCGCCGCGCAGGCCCGCGCCGACCTCTGCACAACCGCAGAGTGGCAGGCCGACTTCCGGGCCTGCGTAGGAAAGCTCAAGAAGGTGAGCGAGGCGGAAATTGACTGCCGAAAGCCGCCCGTGCCGTCCACCCCGGATTCCGGCCTAGCCGGCTGGTTCGCCTCCCGCCCGGAATCTTCCAAGTTGCCTGGGCCAAAAGGCATCTACAGCGACTACGGCTATGGCGGTTACAGCTTCAACACGTACGACGTGGAGGGTGGTTGTGCCTCCACCGTTCTTCACCCGGACTACAAGTTCACCACCACAGTCGCCAACGGCGAGCTCATGATGGCCACGGCGGTGGTGGGCGCCTCGAACGCGATGCGGGAGCGGGCTTGGGATCCCCGCTCGATGTGGGACTGGGCCGACCCGTTGGTCGAGAAAGCCACAAAAGCCGTATACCAGAAGGTATTCAGTGTGTTCGGCATCATCACGCTTTGCGTGGTGGGCCTTTACCTGCTTTGGCGCTCGCGCCAGTCGGACATGAGCAATGCGATGACCACGGCCGGTTGGGCGTTGCTGGTGATGGTGGCCGTCACCGCGCTGGCCGCCTGGCCGGTTAAGTCGGCGAACATCGCCGACGGCACCCTGATCACCTCTCTCGGCGTCGTGCACGACGCCATAGGCCCGGCGTCCAGGGACATCCCAAGCGACAAGTGCGTACTCCCTAATCCGGATGCCTGTGTCGACAAGCGACCACCGGCGGTCCGGGCCAGTGACACCGCGACCGAATCAATGCTCTACCGCAACTGGCTCCGCGGTGTGCTCGGCTCAGCCGACAGCGAGACCGCCAAGAAGTACGGCCGGGCACTTTACGACGCTAAGTCACTTAGCTGGGGTGAGGCAGAATCAATCCGCTCCAATCCCGCCACTCGTGATGTAGTCATCAAGGCTAAGCAGCAGCAGTGGATGACGGTTGCAGAGCAGATTGAGACCGAGGACCCGGAGGCGTATGAGTTTCTGGTGGGCACCCGCGACATGGACCGAATCGGCTCTGGGTTCATCGCGGTGCTCGCGGCCGTGCTCTTCGCAATGTTCGACCTCACCGCGTCGGTGTTGGTGCTGCTCGGCTTCCTGATCTTCCGGTGGGCGGTGATCGCGGCACCCATCCTGGGTACGGTCGGTCTGCTCCGGCCGGCCAGCGCCGGGCTGCGGCGGTTGGCGAATGCCGTGGTCGCCGCAGTCTTCAACATCGCCATCTTCGGCACCGGGGCGGCCATCTACCTGTTCGCGGTCGACCTGATCATGAGCACCCCCACCCTGGCCGGTTGGCTCCAGGTGGTGCTGGTCTGGCTGTGCGGTGTGGTCGGCTGGCTGCTGCTACGGCCGTACCGGCGGATCACCCAGCTTGGCGGCAAGGACAGCAGCGAGGCGGTCAGCTCGGCCGGGTCCTGGCACCGCCGGTTCTTCCGTGACATGCGGACCGCCGCACGACTCGATGTGGCGGAGCCGGGTGGCACGGCAGAGCCGGTAGGCGGACGTCGCCGGTCGCCGGACGCGGAGCAGACCCGGCTGCGCCCGGAGGCGCGTAGGGAAGATCCGGTTTCGACACGGACCGCACCGGTCGAGGGCGGACGCACCGACAGCGGCCGACCAGACGGCCGGGAACGCACCGATGAGACGCCGACGGAGAAGACGCGCGGCCGTGGTCGCCCGGTCGCTCCCCAGCCCCGGCGGCGACAGCCGGCGACGTGGACCGAGCCAGACGTGCCGGCTGAGAACCCGTCGTTCGTGGTGTACCGGCCGGGCTCCACCGAGCGTGCGCCGGACCGCACCGGACCACGGGTGCGCTCAGAGGCTCGGTGA
- a CDS encoding M23 family metallopeptidase: MLFLLCCTGGTAAFFLTGLGGDGEDGDSLAGMGCGPIRPVDIAGELPRFTEYGDAQVRNAAIIIKVGQDLGVPTRGWVIALATAMQESALRNLANSRVPESLALPHEGVGADHDSLGLFQQRPGWGSIAERLTPAYTARKFYEKLVKVPSWQRRPLSVVAQQVQISAYPDAYAKHEELASKLVDALAGGAARTVEINGKAVCNAAERGEIAASGWTAPISGDVGSGFRTADRPSHNGVDIGAAKGTEIRAAAAGRVLVARCDPDDRGRRDCDVDGYPGKGGCGWFVDLLHAGGYITRYCHMVVQPRVTPNQIVPAGEVIGQVGSSGNSSGPHLHFEVHLRNDRSSRGAIDPIPFMRERGAPLRAAE, encoded by the coding sequence ATGCTGTTCCTGTTGTGCTGCACCGGCGGCACCGCAGCGTTCTTCCTCACTGGGCTCGGTGGCGACGGCGAGGACGGGGACTCCTTGGCAGGCATGGGCTGCGGCCCGATTCGTCCGGTGGACATCGCTGGCGAGCTACCACGGTTCACCGAGTACGGCGACGCGCAGGTCCGCAACGCGGCGATCATCATCAAGGTCGGCCAGGACCTGGGAGTACCCACGCGCGGCTGGGTGATCGCCCTGGCCACCGCGATGCAGGAGTCCGCCCTGCGCAACCTGGCGAATAGCAGGGTCCCGGAGTCTCTGGCCCTGCCGCATGAGGGCGTCGGCGCCGACCACGACTCCCTGGGTCTGTTCCAGCAGCGACCGGGATGGGGCTCGATCGCCGAGCGATTGACCCCCGCCTACACGGCCCGGAAGTTCTACGAGAAGCTGGTCAAGGTGCCGAGCTGGCAGCGTCGTCCGCTGAGTGTGGTGGCGCAGCAGGTTCAGATCAGCGCGTACCCGGATGCGTACGCCAAGCACGAGGAGTTGGCGAGCAAGCTCGTGGACGCGCTGGCCGGCGGTGCGGCCCGCACCGTCGAGATCAACGGTAAGGCGGTGTGCAATGCGGCCGAGCGTGGTGAGATCGCCGCGTCCGGCTGGACCGCGCCAATCTCCGGCGACGTCGGCTCCGGATTCCGGACCGCTGACCGGCCCAGCCACAACGGGGTGGACATCGGCGCGGCCAAGGGCACCGAGATCCGTGCCGCGGCCGCCGGTCGGGTGCTGGTCGCCCGTTGCGACCCGGACGACCGTGGGCGGCGGGACTGCGACGTGGACGGGTACCCCGGCAAGGGCGGCTGCGGCTGGTTCGTCGACCTGCTGCACGCCGGCGGCTACATCACCCGCTACTGCCACATGGTGGTCCAGCCCCGGGTGACACCCAATCAGATCGTGCCCGCCGGCGAGGTGATCGGGCAGGTCGGTAGTAGCGGCAACTCGTCCGGCCCACACCTGCACTTCGAGGTACACCTGCGCAACGACCGGTCCAGCCGGGGCGCGATAGACCCGATTCCGTTCATGCGCGAGCGGGGCGCCCCGCTGCGCGCCGCGGAGTGA